From the Carassius auratus strain Wakin unplaced genomic scaffold, ASM336829v1 scaf_tig00215543, whole genome shotgun sequence genome, one window contains:
- the LOC113094957 gene encoding growth arrest and DNA damage-inducible protein GADD45 gamma-like produces MTLEEVLIQKPSERAQCTGKALEEVLGSAKANDCLTIGVYESAKVMNVDPDCVSFCVLAMDEEFECDIALQIHFTLIQAFCFDNDISIVRVNDMQRLSEIVGDSAEQFEDAHCVLITNPAEDSWEDPALEKLHLFCEESRSYNEWVPEITLPER; encoded by the exons ATGACTCTTGAAGAAGTTCTCATCCAGAAGCCCAGCGAGAGGGCTCAGTGCACTGGAAAAGCACTGGAAGAAGTTTTGGGTTCTGCCAAAGCAAACGACTGCCTTACCATTGGCGTTTACGAGTCTGCCAAAGTTATGAATGT TGACCCAGACTGCGTGTCTTTCTGCGTCCTGGCGATGGATGAGGAGTTTGAGTGCGACATCGCTCTCCAAATCCACTTCACTCTCATCCAAGCCTTCTGTTTCGACAACGACATCAGCATCGTTAGAGTGAATGACATGCAGCGTCTTTCTGAGATTGTTGGTGACAGTGCTGAACAATTTGAGGATGCTCACTGCGTGCTTATCACG AACCCAGCTGAGGACTCATGGGAGGATCCAGCTCTGGAGAAGCTACATCTGTTCTGTGAAGAAAGTCGCAGCTATAACGAGTGGGTTCCTGAGATCACTCTGCCCGAGCGTTGA